From a single Loigolactobacillus coryniformis subsp. coryniformis KCTC 3167 = DSM 20001 genomic region:
- the aroE gene encoding shikimate dehydrogenase, with protein sequence MIDGKTQLYGFFAHPAQHSLSPLMYNTTFAEQKINAVYLAFDFTADLATAVTSMRTLNFGGANLSMPFKAQVIPLLDEIAPEAKLIGAVNTIVNQNGRLIGHSTDGPGFFAGLAQQGQTFQNAHLTILGAGGAGLAIIAAAGQAGVTAIDVFKRRNATYASVAAKLTEIAAATKVTIRLHDYAATNELTAALKSSDLLVNATNIGMGAGSTALPIPQTVLTQVPPTTVVSDVIYFPKETAFLKAARQLGHPTYNGLPMLIQQGVLAYKLWTGAEMPLAKVTQALEQQLYQK encoded by the coding sequence ATGATCGATGGTAAAACACAGTTATATGGATTCTTTGCGCATCCGGCGCAGCATAGCTTATCGCCGCTGATGTATAATACCACGTTTGCTGAACAGAAAATCAATGCAGTTTACTTAGCTTTTGATTTTACGGCTGATTTAGCTACTGCGGTTACGAGTATGCGGACTTTGAATTTTGGTGGTGCTAATCTATCCATGCCATTTAAGGCACAGGTCATTCCACTATTAGATGAGATTGCACCGGAAGCTAAGTTGATCGGTGCGGTCAATACGATCGTCAATCAAAACGGGCGCTTGATTGGCCATAGTACTGATGGTCCAGGATTCTTTGCTGGTTTGGCGCAGCAAGGGCAGACTTTTCAGAACGCTCATTTGACAATTTTAGGTGCTGGCGGTGCTGGATTAGCCATTATTGCCGCGGCTGGTCAAGCGGGTGTCACCGCGATCGATGTGTTTAAGCGGCGTAACGCCACCTACGCGTCAGTAGCAGCCAAATTGACTGAAATCGCCGCGGCGACTAAAGTAACGATTAGATTACATGATTATGCGGCTACAAATGAGTTGACCGCTGCGCTAAAAAGTAGTGATTTATTGGTCAATGCCACTAATATTGGGATGGGTGCTGGTAGTACAGCGCTACCGATACCACAGACTGTGTTGACTCAGGTACCACCAACGACTGTAGTCAGCGATGTGATCTATTTCCCTAAAGAAACGGCATTTTTAAAGGCAGCGCGACAGCTCGGACATCCTACGTATAATGGATTGCCGATGCTGATCCAGCAAGGTGTCTTAGCTTACAAACTATGGACTGGCGCTGAAATGCCCTTGGCAAAAGTAACCCAAGCATTAGAACAACAGCTCTATCAAAAATAA
- the aroF gene encoding 3-deoxy-7-phosphoheptulonate synthase yields MIIQLKTNADEQIIAGLIARLEATPATVIRIKNHLAIPEVKTTELSAAEAGVVAEVIEKTPAAVLGSRLFQPEDTIIKLPHSVIGGKGNFTMMAGPCSVESEEHVRKMAKVAKAGGATLLRGGAYKPRTSPYSFQGLGEDGLKYLREAADENGMDVITEVMDETHVDLIAKYTDVFQIGARNMQNFSLLKAVGKTNVPVALKRGLAGTVDDLLNASEYIAAGGNHQIMLLERGIRTFDNKYTRNTFDLAAVPVLQKLSHYPVLVDPSHAVGEWDLVTPMAHAGVASGASGMIVEIHDDPEHAFSDGPQALKPDTYLKMTEQVYAIRQLMDSWE; encoded by the coding sequence ATGATCATACAATTAAAGACAAATGCAGACGAACAAATTATTGCGGGCTTGATTGCGCGTTTGGAAGCAACTCCAGCCACTGTTATTCGCATCAAAAACCATTTAGCAATTCCTGAAGTTAAAACGACTGAATTATCTGCTGCTGAAGCGGGTGTAGTTGCTGAAGTGATTGAAAAAACGCCAGCTGCCGTTTTAGGGAGTCGTTTGTTCCAACCAGAAGATACGATCATTAAATTGCCACATTCTGTGATCGGTGGTAAAGGTAATTTCACAATGATGGCTGGTCCTTGTTCAGTTGAATCAGAAGAACATGTCCGAAAAATGGCTAAGGTAGCTAAGGCAGGTGGTGCAACGCTATTGCGGGGTGGTGCCTATAAACCACGGACTTCACCATACAGTTTCCAAGGTTTAGGTGAAGATGGCTTGAAATACTTACGCGAAGCAGCTGATGAAAATGGTATGGACGTGATCACAGAAGTTATGGATGAGACTCACGTTGACTTGATTGCTAAGTACACGGATGTTTTCCAGATCGGTGCTCGTAACATGCAAAACTTCTCATTACTAAAGGCAGTTGGTAAAACTAACGTTCCAGTAGCATTGAAACGTGGTTTAGCTGGAACGGTCGATGATTTATTAAATGCATCAGAATACATTGCGGCTGGCGGTAATCATCAGATCATGTTGTTAGAACGCGGTATTCGAACGTTCGATAATAAATATACCCGTAATACCTTTGACTTAGCAGCGGTTCCTGTGTTGCAAAAATTATCCCATTACCCAGTGCTTGTTGACCCTAGCCATGCAGTTGGTGAATGGGATCTAGTTACACCAATGGCCCATGCCGGTGTTGCTTCTGGTGCTTCTGGTATGATCGTCGAAATTCATGATGACCCAGAACACGCATTTTCTGATGGTCCACAAGCATTGAAGCCAGATACTTACTTAAAGATGACGGAACAAGTTTACGCGATTCGTCAATTAATGGATAGTTGGGAATAA
- the aroB gene encoding 3-dehydroquinate synthase, which yields MLQKIEVKLPQKEYPIYIENGLLTQIGTLVREHWTKVQQVALISDSNVAPLYAEKVRIQLTNAGFQVYLYTVTAGEAAKSLGVASSLYDELLGDGFTRSAGVIALGGGVVGDLAGFVASTFMRGLAFIQIPTSLLAQVDSSVGGKTAVDLPAGKNLVGTFYQPDAVLIDPATLTTLSQRYLVEGYAEVVKMAAIASPDFWQLVTQVQSVAAILDLAEALIQASVTFKAKIVMADEKEGGLRQILNFGHTFGHAIEAGANGALAHGEAISIGMVALTQCFEHAGLTPAGMTAKLQQQLAAVGLPLTSKLIGQADFYARIAKDKKNRGGRVNLIYLKAIGEPAIYPMALAELPQFVEENLLAVM from the coding sequence ATGTTGCAAAAAATTGAAGTTAAGTTACCACAAAAAGAATACCCGATCTACATTGAAAATGGTCTTTTGACGCAAATAGGTACCTTGGTGCGGGAGCACTGGACTAAAGTACAGCAAGTTGCGCTGATCAGTGATAGTAACGTTGCACCATTGTACGCAGAAAAGGTGCGGATTCAATTGACTAATGCAGGTTTTCAAGTCTATCTTTACACCGTGACTGCTGGTGAAGCAGCTAAATCATTAGGTGTGGCGTCTTCACTGTATGATGAATTATTAGGTGATGGCTTCACGCGTAGTGCTGGTGTGATCGCGCTTGGTGGTGGTGTGGTCGGTGATCTAGCTGGTTTTGTGGCTTCAACTTTTATGCGCGGTTTAGCCTTTATTCAAATTCCAACTTCTTTGTTAGCCCAAGTCGATAGTAGTGTTGGTGGTAAAACCGCCGTCGATCTACCGGCGGGTAAGAATTTAGTTGGAACGTTCTATCAGCCTGATGCAGTATTGATCGATCCGGCTACGTTGACGACTTTATCGCAGCGTTATTTAGTTGAGGGCTATGCGGAAGTAGTTAAAATGGCTGCCATTGCCAGCCCTGATTTTTGGCAATTGGTGACCCAAGTCCAATCGGTTGCAGCTATTTTAGATTTGGCTGAAGCATTGATCCAGGCCAGCGTGACTTTCAAAGCTAAGATTGTTATGGCGGATGAAAAAGAGGGCGGCTTACGACAAATCCTGAATTTTGGTCATACTTTTGGTCATGCAATCGAAGCCGGTGCCAATGGTGCTTTGGCGCATGGTGAAGCAATCAGTATCGGCATGGTGGCACTGACGCAGTGTTTTGAACATGCCGGCTTAACGCCAGCGGGGATGACCGCTAAATTACAGCAACAGTTAGCTGCCGTTGGGTTACCGCTAACTAGTAAATTAATTGGTCAGGCCGATTTTTATGCGCGAATCGCAAAGGATAAGAAAAATCGGGGTGGCCGGGTAAACTTGATCTATTTAAAGGCGATTGGCGAGCCAGCTATTTATCCAATGGCTCTGGCAGAATTACCACAATTTGTGGAAGAAAATCTATTGGCGGTGATGTGA
- a CDS encoding prephenate dehydratase gives MSPRLAVLGPAGTFSDIAAQQYLRQQQFAWQLTYYNSIDQVAASVQAETEYALLPLENTLDGYVQNTLAILSYAELQVVGEALVPVRFSLAANAADLASIKRIYVQFKTKGQCERILAQLPQAERLTTESNMLSFNKLQTAAHGDAAIIPQFHLAELPDTFLKLADVTDTTENYTRFIVVKKQTAALQQVQPWQQDFRALCYITPHTDRAGLLSEILQEFAQRHLNLISIMSRPTRRELGHYRFFIEIGGQAGQSPVLADALAQLAQRHHVKYLGSFSR, from the coding sequence ATGTCACCACGTTTAGCGGTGTTGGGACCAGCGGGGACCTTTAGTGATATTGCTGCACAACAATATTTGCGTCAGCAGCAGTTTGCTTGGCAATTGACTTACTATAATTCAATCGATCAAGTAGCAGCTAGCGTGCAGGCAGAAACCGAGTACGCCTTATTACCATTAGAAAATACATTGGACGGCTATGTTCAAAATACATTAGCAATTTTAAGTTATGCGGAGCTACAGGTAGTCGGTGAAGCGTTAGTGCCGGTGCGCTTTTCCTTAGCCGCAAATGCTGCTGATTTGGCCAGTATTAAGCGGATCTACGTTCAGTTTAAAACCAAGGGACAGTGTGAACGAATCCTAGCGCAGTTACCACAAGCTGAACGTTTGACCACCGAAAGTAATATGCTATCGTTTAATAAATTACAAACGGCAGCGCACGGCGACGCAGCTATTATTCCTCAATTTCATTTGGCGGAGTTACCAGATACTTTTCTGAAATTAGCTGATGTTACCGATACGACTGAAAATTATACTCGGTTTATCGTGGTCAAAAAACAGACTGCTGCTTTGCAACAAGTACAGCCGTGGCAACAAGATTTTCGAGCTTTATGTTATATTACGCCGCACACAGATCGGGCTGGCTTATTGAGTGAGATTCTCCAGGAATTTGCCCAGCGACATTTAAATTTGATCTCGATCATGTCGCGGCCTACCCGGCGTGAGTTAGGTCATTATCGCTTTTTTATTGAAATCGGTGGTCAAGCCGGCCAATCACCGGTGTTAGCGGATGCTTTGGCTCAGCTAGCACAACGGCATCACGTGAAGTACCTAGGTAGTTTTAGTCGCTAA
- a CDS encoding MATE family efflux transporter has translation MKGDFVVRTLTAGRPLKLILWFTLPLLIGNFFQQFYNIADTLIVGQTLGVEALAAVGATGGISFLIIGFAQGMTTGLSLLTARRFGAHDFRGVRRSFGVSIVISLVVASLLTVISLRFTREFLVMMATPVSILPQAVAFIQIIFAGIIASMMFNLLSNMLRALGDSKTPLIFLMIASVINIGLDFLLIMGFHLGVAGAGYATVSAQIVASLLCLVYIWRHIPYLRVTWRDLKWDKALYWEHLRMGLPLGFQSSVIAIGAIILQVALNDLGTNAVAASTAASKIDQIATLPMMSLGITLGTYAAQNFGAQEYGRIIKGVRQSLLLSVVFSLVLSVLIIISGRTLVTFFIGNDIAVLDLAQTYFLVVASGYVFLDILFVMRYTLQGLGYSMISIIAGIAELGMRALAVFALVKPFGYAGAAAAEPLAWIGSCIVLVITYLQAIRRLRKAEQLKQKVHGQPAEPVAAPELELVEE, from the coding sequence ATGAAAGGGGATTTTGTCGTGCGTACTTTAACTGCAGGGCGGCCATTAAAATTGATTCTCTGGTTTACATTACCATTATTAATTGGTAATTTTTTCCAGCAGTTTTATAATATTGCGGATACTTTGATTGTTGGCCAGACGCTAGGGGTTGAGGCTTTGGCGGCAGTTGGTGCAACTGGTGGGATCTCGTTTCTGATCATCGGTTTTGCTCAAGGTATGACCACTGGATTATCGTTGTTAACGGCACGCCGGTTTGGTGCGCATGATTTTCGTGGTGTCCGGCGTAGTTTTGGAGTTAGCATCGTGATCAGCTTAGTTGTTGCTAGCTTATTGACGGTGATCAGTTTACGTTTCACACGTGAATTTTTAGTGATGATGGCAACACCGGTTTCAATTTTACCGCAGGCAGTTGCTTTCATTCAGATCATTTTTGCTGGGATCATCGCCTCAATGATGTTCAACTTACTATCAAACATGTTGCGTGCACTAGGTGATAGTAAAACACCGCTGATCTTTCTAATGATCGCCAGTGTAATCAATATTGGGCTTGATTTTTTGTTGATCATGGGCTTTCATTTAGGCGTTGCTGGGGCCGGTTACGCCACAGTTTCAGCGCAGATTGTGGCCAGCTTACTCTGTTTAGTTTATATTTGGCGGCACATTCCGTATTTACGAGTCACTTGGCGCGATTTGAAATGGGACAAAGCCTTGTACTGGGAACATTTACGGATGGGTTTACCACTGGGCTTTCAATCATCGGTTATCGCCATCGGTGCCATCATTTTACAAGTGGCGTTAAATGATTTAGGAACAAACGCTGTTGCCGCATCAACTGCAGCCAGTAAAATTGATCAGATCGCGACCTTGCCGATGATGTCATTGGGAATCACGCTAGGTACCTATGCTGCACAAAATTTTGGTGCCCAGGAATATGGTCGAATCATCAAAGGTGTGCGTCAGAGTTTGTTGTTATCTGTTGTTTTCAGTTTAGTACTCAGTGTACTCATTATTATCAGTGGCCGTACATTAGTGACTTTCTTCATCGGTAACGATATAGCAGTGTTAGATTTGGCGCAGACTTATTTCTTGGTGGTTGCCAGTGGCTATGTTTTTCTTGATATTTTATTTGTCATGCGCTACACACTACAGGGATTAGGCTACAGCATGATCTCGATCATTGCCGGAATTGCTGAATTAGGGATGCGCGCTTTAGCGGTTTTTGCTTTAGTCAAACCATTTGGCTATGCTGGTGCTGCTGCAGCTGAACCATTGGCGTGGATCGGCTCCTGTATTGTGTTAGTGATCACTTATTTACAGGCGATTCGGCGACTCCGTAAAGCCGAACAATTGAAACAAAAAGTTCATGGGCAACCTGCTGAACCAGTGGCAGCACCGGAATTAGAATTAGTTGAAGAGTAA
- a CDS encoding YbhB/YbcL family Raf kinase inhibitor-like protein, with translation MKPIVPTENGYLADEYGKYAPDTARGTNGGPNRSFPVQVAELPAATKAWALTLLDFDAVPVAGFPWIHWLVTNIAPEQTTLPANASRDLTTQLIQGKNSLASPFVKNNDLDAAKHYIGPTPPDKTHNYQLTVYALDQLLPLTNGYWLNEFYHASAGHILAQAQIELPSRA, from the coding sequence ATGAAACCTATTGTCCCAACTGAAAATGGGTACTTAGCTGATGAATATGGTAAATATGCACCAGATACCGCGCGTGGTACTAATGGCGGTCCCAATCGTTCATTCCCAGTGCAAGTTGCTGAGTTACCGGCCGCAACTAAAGCCTGGGCGCTAACTTTGTTAGACTTTGATGCCGTGCCAGTTGCTGGTTTCCCGTGGATCCACTGGTTAGTAACTAATATCGCGCCAGAACAAACAACCTTACCAGCCAACGCCAGTCGTGACTTAACGACTCAATTGATCCAAGGTAAGAATAGTCTGGCTTCACCGTTTGTTAAAAATAATGATCTGGACGCAGCCAAACATTATATTGGCCCCACACCACCGGACAAAACCCATAATTATCAATTAACGGTATACGCACTTGATCAGTTATTACCTCTAACTAATGGCTATTGGCTGAATGAGTTCTATCACGCCAGCGCCGGCCATATTTTAGCACAAGCTCAAATTGAGTTACCTAGTCGGGCTTGA
- the proB gene encoding glutamate 5-kinase produces the protein MAEMRQIEAQRIVVKVGTSSLIYPNNQLNLHTITRLALVLSDLKNQGKEVVLVSSGAVGVGMNKLGLAQRPTTLPEQQAVAAVGQGELMGIYGRAFGTYNQTVGQMLLTRDVIAYPQSHSNALNTFQNLLKMNVIPIVNENDSVAVEEFNHLTTFGENDVLAAIITNLIDADLLIVLSDIDGFYTANPAKDKNARLLAEVRQIDQTTLAAAGGHGTRYGTGGMVTKLKAAKRIIANDQQMVLANGSDPQIIYRILAGEPVGTLFKAAKVQQLTSEHHG, from the coding sequence ATGGCAGAGATGCGGCAAATTGAAGCGCAACGGATCGTAGTCAAAGTGGGAACCAGTAGCCTCATTTACCCTAATAATCAATTGAATCTACACACGATCACTCGCTTAGCGCTGGTGCTCAGCGATCTGAAGAACCAGGGCAAAGAAGTGGTGCTAGTGTCATCGGGGGCGGTTGGTGTTGGGATGAATAAGTTGGGCTTGGCGCAACGACCCACAACCTTACCGGAGCAACAAGCAGTGGCGGCCGTTGGTCAGGGTGAATTAATGGGCATCTATGGCCGGGCATTTGGTACCTATAATCAAACAGTTGGTCAAATGTTGTTGACGCGTGATGTGATCGCTTATCCACAAAGCCATAGCAACGCCTTAAATACCTTTCAGAATCTACTCAAAATGAATGTGATCCCGATCGTCAATGAAAATGATAGTGTCGCAGTTGAAGAATTCAATCATTTGACTACTTTTGGTGAAAATGATGTGTTAGCGGCTATCATTACCAATCTGATCGATGCCGATCTTTTAATCGTTTTATCGGATATTGATGGCTTTTACACGGCCAATCCAGCTAAAGATAAAAACGCGCGCTTGTTGGCTGAGGTACGGCAGATCGATCAGACGACCTTAGCTGCTGCTGGCGGTCACGGCACTAGATATGGGACTGGTGGGATGGTCACCAAGTTAAAGGCAGCAAAACGAATCATTGCTAATGATCAGCAAATGGTTTTAGCTAACGGTAGCGATCCACAGATTATTTATCGGATTTTAGCTGGTGAACCTGTGGGGACATTATTTAAAGCGGCTAAAGTACAGCAATTAACTAGTGAACATCATGGCTAA